From a single Brassica rapa cultivar Chiifu-401-42 chromosome A01, CAAS_Brap_v3.01, whole genome shotgun sequence genomic region:
- the LOC103847990 gene encoding protein IQ-DOMAIN 1, translating into MVKKAKWLKNVKKAFSQDLKKLKHKSVEYQNSEISYPVLVASSRSSPPQFEVRVDKVKRKKNLFPPPPPPPPPPEEEEEEEEDVIVDSPRSSPEFVPQAAKPTRFPGEDAAAIFIQSIFRGHLARRESQGMRRLARLKLLMEGSVVQRQAAHTLKCMQTLTRLQSQIRSRRIRMSEENQARHKQLLHKHAKELGGLKSGGNWNDSNQSKDQIEAGLLNKYEATMRRERALAYAFTHQQHLKGNMRSGNTMFMDPSNPTWGWSWLERWMADKPWESSEKEQSKNEKSSVKTSTTNRNSHGGETTKPSNRKKLTSLTQPNVPSSSSSLSTSRNPRKTKPTPSSIKSKTTDEITKSSDRKHSIARSAVSDDEGLASSTARRRNTVPTKPTRGKLKGQSSSGVSAANTATTEENNEKAPIKKRVSTAPKPRKSSAPPNSILKKVGTPSD; encoded by the exons atggtCAAGAAAGCAAAATGGCTGAAGAATGTTAAGAAGGCTTTTAGCCAAGATTTAAAG AAACTGAAACATAAATCGGTTGAGTATCAGAATAGTGAGATCTCTTATCCTGTATTGGTAGCTTCATCCAGAAGTTCTCCTCCTCAGTTTGAGGTCAGAGTTGATAAGGTCAAACGTAAGAAGAATCTcttccctcctcctcctcctccccctcctcctccagaagaagaagaagaagaagaagaagatgttatTGTAGATTCGCCTCGATCTTCTCCTGAGTTTGTTCCTCAAGCAGCTAAACCTACCAGGTTTCCAGGGGAAGACGCAGCTGCCATCTTTATCCAGTCTATATTTAGAGGACATTTG GCAAGAAGAGAGTCCCAGGGGATGAGGAGGTTGGCCAGGCTTAAGTTACTGATGGAAGGATCAGTTGTACAGCGGCAAGCTGCACATACACTTAAATGTATGCAGACTCTCACTCGCTTGCAGTCACAGATCCGGTCTAGGAGAATCAGGATGTCAGAAGAGAACCAGGCTCGCCATAAGCAACTTCTTCATAAACATGCCAAAGAGCTAGGAGGCTTGAAG AGTGGGGGTAATTGGAATGATAGCAATCAGTCCAAGGATCAAATCGAAGCAGGTTTGTTGAATAAGTACGAGGCGACGATGAGAAGGGAAAGGGCACTAGCCTATGCATTCACACATCAG CAACACTTGAAGGGCAACATGAGATCTGGAAACACGATGTTCATGGATCCTAGCAACCCTACTTGGGGTTGGAGCTGGTTGGAAAGGTGGATGGCTGACAAGCCATGGGAAAGCTCGGAGAAAGAACAAAGCAAGAACGAAAAGTCATCAGTTAAGACGTCGACGACCAACCGTAATTCTCATGGAGGAGAAACCACAAAACCTTCAAACCGTAAAAAACTCACTAGCTTGACTCAACCCAATgtgccatcatcatcatcatcattatccaCCAGTAGAAACCCGAGAAAGACCAAACCAACACCATCGTCTATAAAATCCAAGACCACAGATGAAATCACCAAGAGCTCGGACCGTAAACACAGCATCGCAAGGTCAGCGGTTAGTGATGACGAGGGCTTAGCTAGCTCAACAGCTAGACGTCGTAACACGGTTCCCACAAAACCAACACGAGGCAAGCTCAAGGGTCAGAGCTCGTCAGGCGTCTCTGCTGCCAACACGGCAACCACAGAGGAAAATAATGAGAAAGCACCAATAAAGAAACGGGTTTCTACTGCACCCAAACCAAGAAAATCCTCAGCCCCGCCCAACAGCATTCTAAAGAAGGTGGGAACGCCGAGTGACTAG
- the LOC103847962 gene encoding protein POLAR LOCALIZATION DURING ASYMMETRIC DIVISION AND REDISTRIBUTION, giving the protein MWQVVLGAAIAAGSTGLVAKRFFNPFSPHPRLLPEDHGEKEHDPVTAPVGIGFLNSPCEKTNGVFRFSSSGSAGSGSGSSPGFRKSSGVTCKVKVRGLMKQKKKKNNGGGSEIEKRSGTVSLKKPRTLSADSASKRGSGSCSNNNQDHSTFSSALGVCMMYMMSSEKNKISKLHTATEETVKVIQELKDELSRIKSLQGFKSSGISDLTAKPEIASREESVDTKSCKDGEYASSVLTEEPEHGDVEMEQLEMELESELQKLNLAETSECMEECKELVNGSESYRCGGISASELDKKLSRLLIEQQEGQINELEAELQTTQSKLQEKEAELQALKVCVRRLTEFPLLDRSDDEHEQDMNQEDLSVSWSQHNQTDSEERTPMVGMKRPMDSSIHV; this is encoded by the exons ATGTGGCAAGTTGTACTAGGAGCAGCCATTGCTGCTGGATCCACGGGTCTTGTAGCCAAACGCTTCTTCAACCCTTTCTCTCCACACCCTCGCCTTCTTCCTGAGGATCACGGCGAAAAAGAGCACGACCCAGTCACTGCTCCTGTCGGTATCGGGTTTCTCAACTCTCCTTGCGAGAAAACCAATGGCGTTTTCCGCTTTTCTAGTTCCGGGTCTGCAGGGTCCGGATCCGGGTCGTCTCCCGGGTTTAGGAAGAGTTCAGGGGTGACATGCAAGGTTAAGGTTCGTGGCTTGatgaagcagaagaagaagaaaaacaatggTGGTGGCTCTGAGATCGAGAAGCGATCTGGAACTGTTTCCTTGAAAAAGCCGAGAACTTTGAGTGCTGACTCTGCTTCAAAACGTGGGTCTGGGTCATGTTCTAATAATAATCAAG ATCATTCCACTTTCAGCTCGGCACTTGGTGTCTGCATGATGTACATGATGTCAtcagagaaaaataaaatcagtAAGCTGCATACAGCGACAGAAGAAACTGTCAAAGTCATCCAGGAGCTTAAAGATGAACTTTCTAGGATCAAATCTTTACAGGGTTTCAAATCCAGTGGCATATCTGATCTCACTGCTAAACCAGAGATTGCGAGTAGAGAAGAATCTGTCGACACTAAGTCATGCAAGGATGGTGAATATGCTAGCAGCGTCCTAACTGAGGAGCCAGAACACGGGGACGTAGAAATGGAACAGTTGGAGATGGAGCTTGAATCTGAGCTTCAGAAACTAAACTTGGCTGAG ACAAGTGAATGTATGGAGGAATGTAAGGAGCTGGTGAATGGATCAGAGTCATATCGGTGTGGTGGAATATCAGCATCAGAGCTGGACAAGAAGCTAAGTCGTCTTCTTATTGAGCAGCAAGAAGGGCAGATCAATGAGCTTGAAGCTGAACTGCAGACTACTCAGTCCAAACTCCAAGAGAAGGAAGCTGAACTCCAAGCGCTTAAGGTCTGCGTTAGAAGACTCACTGAGTTTCCTCTCTTGGACCGTTCAG ATGATGAGCATGAACAAGACATGAACCAGGAGGATCTCTCAGTTTCATGGAGCCAACATAACCAAACTGATAGTGAGGAAAGAACGCCGATGGTTGGGATGAAAAGACCTATGGATTCATCTATTCATGTTTAA
- the LOC103847936 gene encoding probable E3 ubiquitin-protein ligase LOG2 → MGNISSSGGGDGRRRRQQRRSNTLPSPSPPPPPPPSLPPPPPPNRIVFAAATPYPNPNYQYPGYYPPPPPGPYDQHHHIHYPPPPQQHPYHHPYGRYPYNGPMMPPQLPCVEHQKAVTIRNDVNLKKESLKLEPDPDNPTRVLVSFTFDATVPGRITVIFFAKETEQCVLTATKEDTLPPITMDFEKGLGQKFKQPPGSGIDLSLFEDSELFKAAALETDVYPLAVKAEAVSSGEESLSKNAQITQAVYEKEKGEVKIRVVKQILWVNGTRYELQEIYGIGNTVGGDDDGDEDGDDQGKECVICLSEPSDTTVLPCRHMCMCSGCAKVLRFQTNRCPICRQPVERLLEIQVHGNSGSGNDTEQGGGTAEQE, encoded by the exons ATGGGCAACATCAGCAGCAGCGGAGGCGGCGACGGTAGACGCCGCAGACAACAACGGCGGAGCAACACccttccttctccttctccaccaCCGCCACCTCCTCCTTCTCTTCCTCCACCGCCACCACCCAATCGCATCGTCTTCGCCGCCGCTACACCGTACCCAAACCCTAACTACCAGTATCCAGGCTActaccctcctcctcctccggggCCTTACGACCAGCACCATCACATCCACTATCCTCCTCCTCCGCAGCAGCATCCTTATCACCACCCTTACGGAAGATACCCTTACAATGGACCCATGATGCCTCCGCAGCTTCCCTGCGTCGAGCATCAGAAAGCCGTCACCATTCGTAACGACGTTAATCTAAAAAAGGAGTCTTTAAAGCTCGAACCCGACCCGGATAACCCGACCCGGGTCCTCGTCTCCTTCACGTTTGATGCAACTGTACCCGGAAG AATCACAGTCATATTCTTCGCTAAAGAAACCGAACAATGCGTCCTCACAGCGACAAAGGAAGACACTTTACCACCGATCACGATGGACTTCGAGAAAGGGCTTGGTCAGAAGTTCAAACAGCCTCCCGGGTCCGGTATAGATTTGTCGTTATTCGAAGACTCCGAGCTGTTTAAGGCGGCAGCGTTAGAGACTGATGTTTATCCTTTAGCGGTTAAGGCGGAAGCAGTTAGTTCAGGTGAAGAGAGTCTGTCTAAGAACGCGCAGATTACTCAAGCGGTTTACGAGAAGGAGAAAGGAGAGGTTAAGATAAGAGTGGTGAAGCAGATACTGTGGGTCAACGGGACTAGGTATGAGTTGCAGGAGATTTATGGGATTGGGAATACGGTTGGTGGGGACGATGATGGGGATGAGGATGGGGATGATCAGGGGAAAGAGTGTGTTATTTGTTTGTCTGAGCCGTCGGACACGACTGTTCTTCCTTGTCGACATATG TGTATGTGCAGTGGATGTGCTAAGGTGTTGAGGTTTCAGACGAATCGATGCCCGATTTGTAGGCAGCCTGTTGAGAGGCTTTTGGAGATACAAGTTCATGGTAATAGTGGGAGTGGGAATGATACTGAGCAAGGAGGAGGAACAGCTGAACAAGAGTAG
- the LOC103847901 gene encoding adenosine kinase 1, with product MASSDFDGILLGMGNPLLDVSAVVDQEFLDKYDIKLNNAILAEDKHLPMYDEMSEKFTVEYIAGGATQNSIKVAQWMLQIPGATSYMGSIGKDKYGEAMKKDATAAGVNVHYHEDESAGTGTCGVCVVGGERSLIANLSAANCYKVEHLKKPENWALVEKAKFYYIAGFFLTVSPESIQLVREHAAANNKVFTMNLSAPFICEFFKDVQVKCLPYMDYVFGNETEARTFSRVHGWETDDVEQIAIKISQLPKATGTYKRTTVITQGADPVVVAEDGKVKKYPVILLPKEKLVDTNGAGDAFVGGFLSQLVHGKAIEECVRAGCYASNVVIQRSGCTYPEKPDFN from the exons ATGGCGTCCTCTGATTTCGATGGAATCCTCCTGGGAATGGGAAACCCACTCCTCGACGTCTCAGCCGTCGTCGACCAAGAGTTTCTCGACAA ATACGACATCAAGTTGAACAATGCGATTCTCGCTGAAGACAAACATTTGCCCAT gtaCGATGAGATGAGCGAGAAGTTCACTGTCGAATACATTGCTGGag GTGCTACACAGAACTCAATCAAAGTGGCCCAG TGGATGCTTCAAATCCCTGGGGCAACCAGTTACATGGGATCCATTGGTAAGGACAAGTACGGTGAGGCAATGAAGAAGGATGCCACTGCTGCTGGTGTCAAT GTCCACTATCATGAAGATGAGTCAGCAGGTACAGGAACTTGCGGTGTCTGCGTTGTTGGTGGAGAAAG GTCTCTTATTGCGAATCTTTCTGCTGCTAATTGCTACAAGGTTGAACACCTAAAGAAGCCTGAGAACTGGGCTCTCG TTGAGAAAGCCAAGTTCTACTACATTGCTGGATTCTTCCTCACGGTATCACCAGAATCTATTCAGTTGGTACGTGAGCACGCCGCTGCAAACAACAAG GTGTTCACCATGAACCTTTCTGCTCCATTCATTTGTGAATTCTTCAAAGACGTGCAAGTGAAGTGCCTGCC GTACATGGACTACGTCTTCGGCAATGAGACGGAGGCAAGAACCTTCTCCAGGGTTCACGGATGGGAG ACCGATGATGTTGAGCAAATAGCAATCAAGATCTCTCAGTTGCCTAAAGCCACCGGAACATACAAGAGAACCACTGTAATCACACAAGGCGCAGATCCAGTGGTTGTCGCCGAGGATGGAAAGGTGAAGAAGTACCCAGTCATCCTTCTCCCCAAGGAGAAGCTCGTTGACACAAACGGTGCAG GTGATGCGTTTGTGGGAGGGTTTCTTTCGCAGCTGGTGCATGGTAAGGCGATCGAGGAGTGTGTCAGGGCGGGATGCTACGCTTCAAACGTAGTGATTCAGAGGTCTGGCTGCACTTACCCTGAGAAACCAGACTTCAACTAA
- the LOC103847914 gene encoding coatomer subunit zeta-2 isoform X1 has translation MSGFHGTNDSCPLVKNILLLDSEGKRVAVKYYSDDWSTHAAKLSFEKLVFSKTSKTNARTEAEITLLDSNIIVYKFAQDLHFFVTGGEDENELVLSSVLQGFFDAVALLLRNNVEKMEALENLDLIFLCLDEMVDQGVVLETDPNVIAGKVAMQSTEASGSLSEQTLTQALATAREHLARSLLT, from the exons ATGTCAGGCTTTCACGGGACTAAT GATTCATGTCCTTTGGTGAAGAACATTCTGCTTCTAGACTCTGAAGGGAAGCGTGTGGCTGTCAAGTATTACTCTGATGACTGGTCAACTCATGCTGCCAAGTTGAGTTTCGAGAAGCTTGTGTTCTCCAAGACATCTAAGACCAATGCTCGCACTGAAG CTGAAATCACACTGTTGGACAGTAATATCATTGTCTATAAGTTCGCCCAGGACCTTCACTTCTTTGTTACTGGAGGGGAAGATGAGAACGAGCTCGTCTTGTCTTCTGTTCTTCAAGGCTTTTTCGATGCTGTTGCACTTCTTCTGAG GAACAATGTGGAAAAGATGGAAGCTCTTGAGAATTTGGATCTCATCTTTCTCTGCCTGGATGAAATGGTCGATCAGGG GGTGGTACTTGAAACGGACCCTAACGTCATTGCGGGGAAAGTAGCAATGCAGAGCACAGAAGCTAGTGGTTCACTCTCTGAACAG ACATTAACTCAAGCACTGGCAACAGCTCGGGAGCATCTGGCAAGAAGTCTGCTTACGTGA
- the LOC103848001 gene encoding mitochondrial import inner membrane translocase subunit TIM14-2, whose translation MVAPILAGVAVAAAAYAGKYGIEAWQAFKARPPRPKLRKFYEGGFQAAMTRREAALILGVRESVAAEKVKEAHRRVMVANHPDAGGSHYLASKINEAKDMMLGKSESYGSPF comes from the exons ATG GTTGCGCCTATACTTGCAGGTGTTGCTGTCGCTGCAGCTGCTTACGCTGGTAAATACGGAATCGAGGCATGGCAAGCGTTCAAGGCAAGACCACCAAGGCCTAAGCTTCGCAAGTTCTACGAAGGTGGTTTTCAAGCTGCTATGACTCGGAGAGAAGCTGCTCTCATTCTCGGTGTTAG GGAGAGTGTAGCGGCAGAGAAGGTGAAGGAAGCGCACCGGAGGGTGATGGTGGCTAATCATCCAGACGCAGGAGGAAGCCATTACCTTGCGTCTAAGATCAACGAAGCCAAAGACATGATGCTTGGCAAATCCGAGAGCTATGGTTCTCCCTTTTGA
- the LOC103847980 gene encoding DEAD-box ATP-dependent RNA helicase 57: MEKSANFLFGGTNFNRKKFAPDFAKFKNRKEDDDEDHNKKVSFFEQEEEEEKPEQEKTVSSSSSSKKRKRKSANSEPVEGFDVFKSSKKSRSKGKEVEQDTKDETLENPKKEFYRQMEQDALSRKQYNIHVSGENVPAPLKSFTELLSRYGCKKYILRNLAELGFKEPTPIQRQAIPVLLSGRECFACAPTGSGKTFAFICPMLIKLKRHSSDGIRAVILSPARELAAQTAREGKKLIKGSKFNIRLMTKPLVKTADFSKLQCDVLISTPMRLKRAIKAKKIDLSKVEYLVLDESDKLFEQSMLKQIDGVVKACSNPSIIRSLFSATLPDSVEELARSIMHDAVRVIIGRKNTASETVKQKLVFAGTEEGKLLALRQSFAQSLNPPVLIFLQSKERAKQLYDELKCEDIRVGVIHSDLPPGERENAVDRFRAGETWVLIATDVIARGMDFKGINCVINYDFPDSASAYIHRIGRSGRAGRSGEAITFYTEEDVPFLRNIANTMTSSGCEVPSWILTLKKKKWKKHRPKRDSISTRPKDSKIEQEE; this comes from the exons ATGGAGAAAAGCGCGAATTTTCTGTTCGGTGGAACAAACTTCAATCGGAAAAAGTTCGCTCCAGATTTCGCCAAGTTCAAG AATCGTAAggaggatgatgatgaggatcACAACAAGAAAGTAAGCTTCTttgagcaagaagaagaagaggaaaagccTGAGCAAGAGAAGACagtttcctcctcctcctcctctaagAAGAGGAAACGAAAATCTGCTAATTCTG AGCCTGTTGAAGGGTTTGATGTGTTCAAGAGCTCGAAGAAGTCACGTTCTAAAGGGAAAGAGGTTGAACAAGACACAAAGGATGAGACTTTGGAGAATCCCAAGAAGGAGTTTTATCGGCAAATGGAG CAAGATGCTTTGTCGAGGAAACAGTACAACATTCATGTCTCTGGTGAAAATGTTCCAGCCCCACTTAAAAGCTTCACAGAGTTGTTATCAAG GTATGGTTGTAAGAAATACATATTACGCAATTTGGCTGAACTTGGATTTAAAGAACCTACTCCTATCCAGAGGCAGGCTATTCCAGTTCTACTATCG GGTCGTGAGTGCTTTGCCTGTGCTCCAACTGGTTCAGGAAAAACCTTTGCTTTTATTTGCCCCATGCTTATAAAACTCAAG CGCCATTCAAGTGATGGTATAAGAGCAGTTATCCTCTCTCCTGCAAGAGAACTAGCCGCCCAGACAGCTAGAGAAGGGAAGAAACTTATCAAAGGAAGCAAGTTCAACATCAGGTTAATGACTAAACCCCTCGTCAAAACCGCTGATTTCTCCAAGCTGCAGTGTGATGTGCTCATATCAACGCCGATGCGGCTTAAACGAGCCATCAAGGCTAAAAAAATCGACTTAAGCAA GGTGGAGTATCTTGTCCTTGATGAGTCTGACAAACTGTTTGAGCAGAGCATGTTGAAGCAAATAGACGGTGTGGTTAAGGCTTGTTCAAACCCTTCGATCATACGCTCACTGTTCAGTGCTACGTTGCCTGATTCTGTTGAGGAACTTGCACGTTCCATAATGCATGATGCTGTTCGTGTCATCATTGGGCGAAA GAACACAGCATCTGAAACCGTCAAGCAAAAGCTTGTTTTTGCTGGAACTGAAGAAGGGAAGCTCCTCGCTCTTCGCCAAAGCTTTGCACAG AGTCTGAATCCACCGGTACTAATCTTTCTGCAAAGCAAAGAACGAGCAAAGCAACTCTACGATGAACTGAAATGTGAAGACATCAGAGTCGGTGTCATCCATTCCGATCTCCCTCCAGGAGAG AGAGAAAACGCTGTTGATAGATTCAGGGCAGGCGAGACGTGGGTTTTGATAGCCACTGATGTGATCGCTAGAGGTATGGACTTCAAAGGGATCAACTGCGTGATCAACTATGACTTCCCGGATTCTGCTTCTGCGTACATCCACAGGATTG GTCGATCAGGGAGAGCGGGAAGGAGCGGTGAAGCAATAACGTTCTACACGGAGGAAGATGTGCCTTTCCTTAGGAACATAGCCAACACCATGACATCATCTGGCTGTGAGGTTCCGTCGTGGATCCTGactttgaagaagaagaagtggaaGAAGCATAGGCCAAAGCGTGATTCTATATCCACTCGACCCAAAGACAGTAAAATCGAACAAGAAGAGTAA
- the LOC103847914 gene encoding coatomer subunit zeta-2 isoform X2 — MVPFDSCPLVKNILLLDSEGKRVAVKYYSDDWSTHAAKLSFEKLVFSKTSKTNARTEAEITLLDSNIIVYKFAQDLHFFVTGGEDENELVLSSVLQGFFDAVALLLRNNVEKMEALENLDLIFLCLDEMVDQGVVLETDPNVIAGKVAMQSTEASGSLSEQTLTQALATAREHLARSLLT, encoded by the exons ATGGTGCCTTTT GATTCATGTCCTTTGGTGAAGAACATTCTGCTTCTAGACTCTGAAGGGAAGCGTGTGGCTGTCAAGTATTACTCTGATGACTGGTCAACTCATGCTGCCAAGTTGAGTTTCGAGAAGCTTGTGTTCTCCAAGACATCTAAGACCAATGCTCGCACTGAAG CTGAAATCACACTGTTGGACAGTAATATCATTGTCTATAAGTTCGCCCAGGACCTTCACTTCTTTGTTACTGGAGGGGAAGATGAGAACGAGCTCGTCTTGTCTTCTGTTCTTCAAGGCTTTTTCGATGCTGTTGCACTTCTTCTGAG GAACAATGTGGAAAAGATGGAAGCTCTTGAGAATTTGGATCTCATCTTTCTCTGCCTGGATGAAATGGTCGATCAGGG GGTGGTACTTGAAACGGACCCTAACGTCATTGCGGGGAAAGTAGCAATGCAGAGCACAGAAGCTAGTGGTTCACTCTCTGAACAG ACATTAACTCAAGCACTGGCAACAGCTCGGGAGCATCTGGCAAGAAGTCTGCTTACGTGA
- the LOC103847949 gene encoding syntaxin-71 has translation MTVIDILTRVDSICKKYDKYDVDKQREANVSGDDAFARLYGAFETQIETALEKAELVTKEKNRASAVAMNAEIRRTKARLSEEVPKLQRLAVKRVKGLTTEELAARNDLVLALPARIEAIPDGTAGGPKATSAWAPSTASRPDIKFDSDGRFDDDYFQESHESSQFRQEYEMRKIKQEQGLDMISEGLDALKNMASDMNEELDRQVPLMDEIDSKVDRATSDLKNTNVRLKDTVNQLRSSRNFCIDIVLLCIVLGIAAYLYNVLK, from the exons atgacggTGATCGACATTCTGACTAGAGTTGACTCGATCTGTAAGAAGTACGACAAGTACGATGTCGACAAACAGCGTGAAGCCAATGTCTCCGGTGATGATGCCTTTGCTCGTCTCTATGGAGCTTTCGAGACTCAAATCGAGACAGCTCTCGAG AAAGCTGAGCTTGTTACCAAGGAGAAGAACAGAGCTTCTGCTGTTGCAATGAACGCTGAGATCCGCAGGACAAAGGCGAGATTGTCTGAGGAAGTTCCCAAGTTGCAGAGACTTGCTGTTAAACGG GTTAAAGGCCTTACAACCGAAGAGCTTGCTGCTAGAAACGATTTGGTGCTTGCGCTTCCGGCCAGGATTGAAGCCATACCTGATGGCACAGCGGGTGGTCCTAAAGCCACCAGTGCTTGGGCTCCCTCAACAGCATCTCGTCctgatatcaaatttgattcAG ATGGGCGTTTTGATGATGATTACTTTCAAGAATCACATGAGTCCAGCCAATTCAGACAGGAGTATGAGATGCGGAAAATCAAGCAGGAACAAGGTCTGGACATGATCTCGGAAGGTTTAGATGCTTTGAAGAATATGGCGTCTGATATGAACGAG GAGCTGGATAGGCAAGTTCCTCTGATGGATGAAATCGACTCCAAG GTGGACAGAGCAACCTCGGATCTTAAAAACACCAATGTTAGACTTAAAGATACTGTGAACCAG CTGAGGTCAAGCCGGAACTTTTGCATCGATATTGTTTTGTTGTGTATTGTTCTTGGTATCGCTGCATACTTATACAA TGTACTGAAGTAA